One genomic segment of Stenotrophomonas sp. 704A1 includes these proteins:
- a CDS encoding ExbD/TolR family protein, translating to MRIGNDRSQDEPHIDLVPLIDVILVLIIFFVVTTTFDARSTLQVQLPTASEQQTHEPPRSLSVLINADGRYFVNDQEVLRSDVESVKQTIAAVAGSDREQTVLLRADARTPYQAVVTAQDALGQLGFRRIAIATAPEVRP from the coding sequence ATGCGTATCGGCAACGACCGGTCCCAGGATGAACCGCATATCGACCTGGTGCCGCTGATCGACGTCATCCTGGTGCTGATCATCTTCTTCGTGGTCACCACCACGTTCGACGCGCGCTCGACCCTGCAGGTGCAGCTGCCGACCGCCAGCGAGCAGCAGACCCATGAACCGCCGCGCTCGCTGAGCGTGCTGATCAACGCGGACGGTCGCTACTTCGTCAATGACCAGGAAGTGCTGCGCAGTGATGTCGAATCGGTCAAGCAGACGATCGCCGCCGTTGCCGGCAGTGATCGCGAACAGACCGTGCTGCTGCGCGCCGACGCACGCACTCCCTACCAGGCCGTGGTCACCGCGCAGGATGCGCTGGGCCAGCTCGGCTTCCGTCGTATCGCCATTGCAACAGCGCCAGAGGTGCGTCCATGA
- the msbA gene encoding lipid A export permease/ATP-binding protein MsbA codes for MSSHHAPVWPIYKRLLGYTRAYWVFMVAAVIAMVVEALAGYHFTKLMEPLVNEGFVDPQPRAAVVLPLTILGLFLMRSLATWVSDYTLARTGRSVVRDLREQVLQKYLHLPSSHFDSEATPVMVSRLNFDTEQVTQASADALKTIVADTLTIIAMLVVMLQMSVKVTLAMLLVVPLIGGIVSYVGKRYRRISRGIQDGMGTMAQTAEQSLAAQQEVKVHGTQQHEISRYSRLANRMLALNMKVEVTRAAASSVVQFLAALALAVIVWVSTREALAGKLNAGQFMGLMTSMMAIIPSLRRLTSVQTSISRGVAAAERLFGIIDMPVERDEGRHSVQRVRGELAFEHVMLRYREDSGIALDDISFVARPGTVTAIVGRSGSGKTSLIRLVPRFYEPNGGRILLDGVALDDYPLADLRRQVAIVGQKVMLFDDTIAANIAYGMDATDEQIRAAAEAANAWEFIARMPQQLQTPVGENGALLSGGQRQRLAIARAILRDAPILILDEATAALDNESERLVQDALQRLMPERTTLVIAHRLSTIEHADQVLVMDHGRIVERGTHQELLAMGGLYQHLHNMQFRERQD; via the coding sequence ATGAGTTCCCATCACGCGCCGGTGTGGCCGATCTACAAACGACTGCTGGGCTACACCCGGGCCTATTGGGTGTTCATGGTGGCCGCGGTGATCGCCATGGTGGTCGAAGCGCTGGCCGGCTACCACTTCACCAAGCTGATGGAGCCGCTGGTCAACGAGGGCTTCGTCGACCCGCAGCCGCGTGCGGCGGTGGTGCTGCCGCTGACCATTCTTGGCCTGTTCCTGATGCGCAGCCTGGCGACCTGGGTCAGTGACTACACGCTGGCCCGCACCGGCCGCAGCGTGGTGCGCGATCTGCGCGAGCAGGTGCTGCAGAAGTACCTGCACCTGCCGTCCTCGCATTTCGACAGCGAAGCCACCCCGGTGATGGTCAGCCGCCTGAACTTCGATACCGAGCAGGTCACCCAGGCCAGCGCCGATGCGCTCAAGACCATCGTGGCCGACACCCTGACCATCATTGCGATGCTGGTGGTGATGCTGCAGATGAGCGTCAAGGTCACCCTCGCGATGCTGCTGGTGGTGCCGCTGATCGGCGGCATCGTGTCCTACGTGGGCAAGCGCTACCGGCGCATCAGCCGCGGTATCCAGGACGGCATGGGCACCATGGCGCAGACCGCCGAGCAGTCGCTGGCCGCGCAGCAGGAAGTGAAGGTTCACGGCACCCAGCAGCACGAGATCTCGCGCTACTCGCGCCTGGCCAACCGCATGCTGGCGCTGAACATGAAGGTGGAAGTCACCCGTGCCGCCGCCTCCAGCGTGGTGCAGTTCCTGGCCGCGCTCGCGCTGGCGGTGATCGTATGGGTATCGACCCGCGAAGCCCTTGCCGGCAAGCTCAACGCAGGCCAGTTCATGGGGCTGATGACCTCGATGATGGCCATCATTCCCTCGCTGCGCCGCCTGACCAGCGTGCAGACCTCCATCTCGCGCGGTGTGGCCGCCGCCGAGCGCCTGTTCGGCATCATCGACATGCCGGTCGAGCGTGACGAAGGCCGGCACAGCGTACAGCGCGTGCGCGGCGAGCTGGCCTTCGAGCACGTCATGCTGCGTTACCGCGAAGACAGCGGCATCGCCCTGGACGACATCAGCTTCGTGGCCCGGCCCGGCACGGTGACCGCCATCGTCGGCCGTTCCGGCAGCGGCAAGACCAGCCTGATCCGGCTGGTGCCGCGCTTCTACGAGCCCAACGGTGGCCGCATCCTGCTCGATGGCGTCGCCCTGGACGACTACCCGCTGGCCGACCTGCGCCGGCAGGTGGCCATCGTCGGCCAGAAGGTGATGCTGTTCGATGACACCATTGCCGCCAACATCGCCTATGGCATGGACGCCACCGACGAACAGATCCGCGCGGCGGCCGAAGCGGCCAATGCCTGGGAGTTCATCGCGCGCATGCCGCAGCAGCTGCAGACGCCGGTGGGCGAGAACGGTGCGCTGCTGTCCGGTGGCCAGCGCCAGCGCCTGGCGATCGCGCGGGCGATCCTGCGCGACGCCCCCATCCTGATCCTGGACGAAGCCACCGCCGCGCTGGACAACGAATCCGAACGGCTGGTGCAGGATGCCCTGCAGCGCCTGATGCCCGAGCGCACCACGCTGGTGATCGCGCACCGCCTGTCCACCATCGAACATGCCGACCAGGTGCTGGTGATGGACCATGGCCGCATCGTTGAACGTGGCACCCACCAGGAACTTCTGGCGATGGGCGGCCTGTACCAGCACCTGCACAACATGCAGTTCCGCGAAAGGCAGGACTGA
- a CDS encoding low molecular weight protein-tyrosine-phosphatase, with the protein MKLLLVCLGNICRSPMAEGALRARLEASALAGRVQIDSAGTGDWHVGQPPDRRAVACAAGHGVDIAGLRARQLQAADFERFDWILCADEANLRDAGRLATATQRGRLALYLPWSGGQGGQAIPDPYTGGRDHFEQVWSLVDAAAERAVARLLHDADSGIIGS; encoded by the coding sequence ATGAAGCTGCTGCTGGTCTGCCTGGGCAACATCTGCCGCTCGCCGATGGCCGAAGGTGCGCTGCGTGCGCGCCTGGAGGCCTCTGCCTTGGCCGGACGCGTGCAGATCGACTCGGCTGGCACCGGGGACTGGCACGTGGGGCAGCCGCCGGACCGGCGCGCCGTCGCCTGCGCGGCCGGGCATGGCGTGGACATCGCCGGCCTGCGCGCGCGGCAGCTGCAGGCGGCCGATTTCGAACGGTTCGACTGGATCCTGTGCGCCGACGAGGCCAACCTGCGTGATGCCGGCCGTCTGGCCACGGCGACCCAGCGCGGACGCCTGGCCCTGTACCTGCCGTGGTCGGGCGGGCAGGGCGGTCAGGCCATCCCCGATCCCTATACCGGCGGCCGGGACCATTTCGAGCAGGTCTGGTCGCTGGTCGACGCAGCGGCAGAACGTGCGGTGGCACGCCTGTTGCATGACGCCGACTCCGGCATAATCGGGTCATGA
- the uvrC gene encoding excinuclease ABC subunit UvrC — protein MTAVPVPAFDGKAFAAQLSTAPGVYRMYAADDTLLYVGKARALRNRVGSYFNGSPKNARIMSMLSQIVRMDVTVTRSEAEALLLENQLIKSLSPRYNVSLRDDKTYPHVLLTREEWPRIALHRGPRAIPGRYFGPYPGVTAVRETLNLMHKLFKLRSCEDSVFRNRSRPCLQYQIGRCSAPCVELVPPAEYAESVRRAALFLEGKSDELTRELGEQMQAASEALEFEQAARLRDLITSLRSMQTRQYVDGRAADLDVLAVAMQGSQACVMLLAFRDGRNLGTRPFYPRTNGEESADEVLAAFVSQYYIEFEPPREILLDREIPDADLIGSALSASAERKVLLKWNVRGERAGYVELASRNAQLTLATELNSRNAQHARSEALRAMLGLAEPVKRVECFDISHTMGEATVASCVVFDAAGPVRAQYRRFNISGIEPGDDYAAMRQAIDRRFRRAVEEQGVLPDVLLIDGGAGQLAQAQAALADLGVEGVLLVGVAKGVERRAGHEALVMPDGRELRPGAADPALQFIQQVRDEAHRFAITGHRGRRQKARMTSKLEDIPGIGPRRRASLLKHFGGLVGLKAAGEAEIAKVEGINDALAARIYANLHGLATPDPAE, from the coding sequence ATGACCGCAGTTCCCGTCCCGGCCTTCGATGGCAAGGCCTTCGCGGCCCAGTTGAGTACCGCGCCCGGGGTGTACCGCATGTACGCCGCCGATGACACCCTGCTGTATGTGGGCAAGGCGCGCGCGCTGCGCAACCGGGTGGGCAGCTACTTCAATGGCAGCCCGAAGAACGCGCGCATCATGTCGATGCTGTCGCAGATCGTGCGCATGGACGTGACGGTCACCCGCTCCGAAGCCGAAGCGCTGCTGCTGGAAAACCAGCTGATCAAATCGCTGTCGCCGCGCTACAACGTGTCCCTGCGCGACGACAAGACCTATCCGCATGTGCTGCTGACCCGCGAAGAATGGCCGCGGATCGCGCTGCACCGTGGGCCGCGTGCGATTCCTGGCCGCTACTTCGGGCCGTATCCAGGCGTCACTGCGGTACGCGAGACGCTGAACCTGATGCACAAGCTGTTCAAGCTGCGCAGCTGCGAAGACAGCGTGTTCCGCAACCGTTCGCGGCCCTGCCTGCAGTACCAGATCGGTCGCTGCAGTGCGCCCTGCGTCGAGCTGGTGCCGCCGGCGGAGTATGCCGAATCGGTGCGCCGTGCCGCGCTGTTCCTGGAAGGCAAGAGCGACGAGCTGACCCGCGAGCTGGGCGAGCAGATGCAGGCTGCCAGCGAGGCACTGGAATTCGAGCAGGCGGCGCGCCTGCGCGACCTGATCACCTCGCTGCGCAGCATGCAGACCCGCCAGTACGTGGATGGGCGTGCCGCCGACCTGGATGTGCTGGCGGTGGCCATGCAGGGTTCGCAGGCCTGCGTGATGCTGCTGGCGTTCCGCGATGGCCGCAACCTGGGCACGCGCCCGTTCTATCCGCGCACCAATGGCGAGGAGAGTGCGGATGAAGTGCTGGCGGCATTCGTCTCGCAGTACTACATCGAATTCGAGCCGCCGCGCGAGATCCTGCTGGACCGCGAGATTCCCGACGCCGACCTGATCGGCTCGGCGCTGTCCGCCTCGGCCGAGCGCAAGGTACTGCTGAAATGGAACGTGCGCGGCGAACGCGCAGGGTACGTCGAGCTGGCCAGCCGCAATGCCCAGTTGACCCTGGCCACCGAACTCAACAGCCGCAACGCACAGCACGCGCGCAGCGAAGCCCTGCGCGCGATGCTCGGGCTGGCCGAGCCGGTCAAGCGGGTGGAATGCTTCGATATCAGCCACACGATGGGCGAGGCCACGGTGGCCTCGTGCGTGGTGTTCGATGCTGCCGGCCCGGTGCGTGCGCAGTACCGCCGCTTCAACATCAGCGGCATCGAACCGGGCGATGACTACGCCGCCATGCGCCAGGCGATCGACCGCCGCTTCCGTCGTGCGGTGGAAGAGCAGGGTGTGCTGCCGGATGTGCTGCTGATCGACGGTGGCGCCGGCCAGCTGGCGCAGGCCCAGGCCGCGCTGGCCGACCTCGGCGTCGAGGGCGTGCTGCTGGTGGGCGTGGCCAAGGGCGTGGAGCGGCGTGCCGGCCACGAAGCGCTGGTGATGCCCGATGGTCGCGAGCTGCGCCCGGGCGCGGCCGACCCGGCACTGCAGTTCATCCAGCAGGTGCGCGACGAGGCGCACCGGTTCGCCATCACCGGCCACCGCGGGCGCCGGCAGAAGGCACGGATGACCAGCAAGCTGGAAGACATTCCAGGCATCGGCCCGCGCCGGCGTGCCAGCCTGCTCAAGCATTTCGGCGGCCTGGTCGGGCTGAAAGCCGCCGGTGAAGCGGAAATTGCCAAGGTGGAAGGCATCAATGACGCCCTCGCGGCACGCATCTACGCTAACCTGCACGGGTTGGCCACGCCCGATCCGGCCGAGTAG
- a CDS encoding MotA/TolQ/ExbB proton channel family protein, whose protein sequence is MWELVKAGGWPMVPLLLLGVLALAIVLERFWSLRRNEVLPPGLGQEVRNWAARGKLDPAHLQTLRSNSPLGALLAAALEARNRPRDQIRERIEDTGRHLVHRMERFLNALGTIASAGPLLGLLGTVVGMIQMFLGILDHGVGDVNQLAGGIGKALVCTATGMIVAIPALMFHRYFKGRIHGYVVEMEQEASALLDTLDGRPGVMNPAPAARAASAATAKA, encoded by the coding sequence TGTGGGAACTGGTCAAGGCCGGTGGCTGGCCGATGGTGCCGCTGCTGCTGTTGGGCGTACTGGCTTTGGCGATCGTCCTGGAGCGTTTCTGGTCCCTGCGGCGTAACGAGGTGCTGCCGCCCGGGCTGGGCCAGGAAGTGCGCAACTGGGCCGCACGCGGCAAGCTCGACCCGGCGCACCTGCAGACCCTGCGTTCCAACTCGCCGCTGGGCGCACTGCTGGCTGCCGCACTGGAAGCGCGCAATCGTCCGCGCGACCAGATCCGTGAGCGCATCGAAGACACCGGTCGCCATCTGGTGCACCGCATGGAGCGCTTCCTCAATGCGCTGGGCACGATCGCTTCGGCCGGCCCGCTGCTGGGCCTGCTCGGTACCGTGGTCGGCATGATCCAGATGTTCCTCGGCATCCTCGACCATGGCGTGGGCGACGTGAACCAGCTGGCCGGCGGCATCGGCAAGGCGCTGGTGTGCACCGCCACCGGCATGATCGTGGCGATTCCGGCGCTGATGTTCCATCGCTACTTCAAGGGCCGCATCCACGGCTACGTCGTGGAGATGGAGCAGGAGGCCAGTGCGCTGCTGGACACGCTGGATGGTCGCCCGGGGGTGATGAACCCGGCACCGGCCGCGCGCGCCGCCTCCGCCGCCACGGCAAAGGCCTGA
- the kdsB gene encoding 3-deoxy-manno-octulosonate cytidylyltransferase, whose product MTEFVVAIPARYAASRLPGKPLRLLGGEPLVLHVARRALQAGAREVWVATDDPRIADALAGLAEVNVAMTAASHASGTDRLAECARSAGWADDTVVVNLQGDEPFAPAAGIRAVAEALLAGTAPMSTLATPVEDARTLFDPNVVKLVRNVRNEAMYFSRAPIAWHRDGFAQGRDHLPDGHQWLRHIGIYGYRAGFLQQFAAMPPGQLERVESLEQLRVLEAGFPISVAITPEAFPPGIDTPEDLQRAETLLRAMAAR is encoded by the coding sequence ATGACCGAATTCGTTGTTGCCATCCCGGCCCGCTATGCCGCATCGCGGCTGCCGGGCAAGCCGCTGCGCCTGCTGGGCGGGGAGCCGCTGGTGCTGCACGTGGCGCGCCGCGCGCTGCAGGCCGGTGCCCGTGAGGTCTGGGTCGCCACCGATGATCCGCGCATTGCCGATGCGCTGGCAGGCCTGGCCGAAGTGAACGTGGCCATGACGGCCGCGTCCCACGCATCGGGCACCGATCGGCTGGCCGAATGCGCGCGCAGCGCCGGCTGGGCCGACGACACCGTGGTGGTCAACCTGCAGGGCGACGAACCGTTCGCACCGGCCGCCGGCATCCGCGCGGTGGCCGAGGCGCTGCTGGCCGGCACGGCGCCGATGTCGACCCTGGCCACGCCGGTCGAGGATGCGCGTACGCTGTTCGACCCCAACGTGGTCAAGCTGGTGCGCAACGTGCGCAACGAGGCCATGTACTTCAGCCGGGCCCCCATCGCCTGGCATCGCGATGGCTTCGCGCAGGGCCGCGATCACCTGCCCGACGGCCACCAGTGGCTGCGCCACATCGGCATCTATGGCTACCGCGCCGGCTTCCTGCAGCAGTTCGCCGCAATGCCGCCGGGCCAGCTGGAGCGGGTGGAATCGCTGGAGCAGCTGCGCGTGCTTGAAGCCGGGTTCCCGATCAGCGTGGCGATCACGCCCGAAGCCTTCCCGCCGGGCATCGATACGCCGGAGGATCTGCAGCGCGCCGAGACCCTGCTGCGGGCGATGGCCGCGCGATGA
- a CDS encoding RrF2 family transcriptional regulator, whose product MAHIGTGVEYALHCLLWLLPPLEQRPSSRDLAELQGVPAAFMAKIFPKLEKAGIVESTGGIRGGYQLARAPEDISVLDVVDAVEGQKALFDCQEIRGRCALFDGSPPRWANRGVCGIHAVMLNAQKAMREELARSSLASIAEGVQGKGRPASFEGDVQDWFADRQVAREEARITGMRSRSSAQDDD is encoded by the coding sequence ATGGCCCACATCGGAACGGGCGTCGAGTACGCCCTGCACTGCCTGCTCTGGTTGCTCCCGCCGCTGGAGCAGCGACCCAGCAGTCGAGACCTGGCCGAACTGCAGGGGGTGCCGGCCGCCTTCATGGCGAAGATTTTTCCGAAACTGGAGAAGGCGGGAATCGTCGAGTCCACCGGCGGCATCCGCGGCGGTTACCAGTTGGCGCGTGCGCCCGAGGACATCAGCGTGTTGGATGTGGTCGATGCCGTGGAGGGGCAGAAGGCGCTGTTCGATTGCCAGGAAATCCGCGGGCGCTGTGCGCTGTTCGACGGCAGTCCGCCGCGATGGGCCAACCGTGGCGTGTGCGGTATCCACGCGGTGATGCTCAATGCGCAGAAGGCCATGCGCGAAGAACTGGCGCGTTCCAGCCTGGCGTCGATCGCCGAGGGCGTGCAGGGCAAAGGGCGCCCGGCGAGCTTCGAAGGCGATGTGCAGGACTGGTTTGCCGATCGTCAGGTGGCGCGCGAGGAAGCGCGCATCACCGGCATGCGCTCGCGGTCGTCGGCGCAGGACGATGATTGA
- the pgsA gene encoding CDP-diacylglycerol--glycerol-3-phosphate 3-phosphatidyltransferase: MTLTLPTWLTLLRIVMIPVLVLVFYLPYTWTNFASAAIFGLAAITDWLDGWIARRYQLESAFGAFLDPVADKLMVAVALFLIVQGHPTPWMAFWAAVIVGREIAVSALREWMAELGQRAKVRVAMIGKVKTTAQMVALLCLLYSVAPNVPVEDIWMGPPVFHIGDWTLAIAAVLTLWSGLQYLHAAWPSLRADERAARERSRQKKLGN; encoded by the coding sequence ATGACGTTGACCCTGCCCACCTGGCTGACCTTGTTGCGGATCGTGATGATCCCGGTGCTGGTGCTGGTGTTCTACCTGCCCTACACCTGGACCAATTTCGCGTCGGCGGCGATCTTCGGCCTGGCCGCGATCACCGACTGGCTCGACGGCTGGATCGCCCGCCGTTACCAGCTGGAATCGGCCTTTGGCGCTTTCCTCGATCCGGTTGCGGACAAGCTGATGGTGGCAGTGGCATTGTTCCTGATCGTGCAGGGCCACCCCACGCCGTGGATGGCGTTCTGGGCGGCGGTGATCGTCGGCCGCGAGATCGCGGTGTCGGCGCTGCGCGAGTGGATGGCCGAGCTGGGCCAGCGCGCCAAGGTGCGGGTGGCGATGATCGGCAAGGTGAAAACCACCGCGCAGATGGTCGCGTTGTTGTGCCTGCTGTATTCGGTGGCGCCGAACGTGCCGGTGGAGGACATCTGGATGGGCCCGCCGGTGTTCCATATCGGCGACTGGACCCTGGCCATCGCCGCGGTGCTGACCCTGTGGTCGGGCCTGCAGTATCTGCATGCCGCCTGGCCGAGCCTGCGCGCAGACGAGCGTGCCGCACGCGAGCGTTCGCGGCAGAAGAAGCTGGGCAACTGA
- the lpxK gene encoding tetraacyldisaccharide 4'-kinase — MAGKGTQTPPYWYDGSPVPWPMRLLAPLYAGVTALRRRLYRRGWRKRHALPVPVIVVGNITAGGTGKTPLTIALVERLRAAGWKPGVASRGYGREDADTPLWVKADTPTAKGGDEPVLIAWKTGVPVRVDRDRVAAGKALIEAGCDVIVCDDGLQHYRLARDIEIEVVDAQRRYGNGLMIPAGPLREPVSRAAECDFRVVNLGQADEDSAAQACGFGQWPMALHIDSAQPLAGGRARPLAYFKGQRVHAVAGIAHPQRFFDMLRARGIGVVPHAFADHQAYQPQDLAFGSQLPVLMTEKDAVKCRAFGNDWHYAVPLRAEMPAAFWVALTDRLDKLRPN, encoded by the coding sequence ATGGCGGGCAAGGGTACCCAGACACCGCCGTACTGGTATGACGGCAGCCCGGTTCCGTGGCCGATGCGGCTGCTGGCGCCACTGTATGCCGGGGTTACCGCGCTGCGCCGGCGCCTGTACCGCCGTGGCTGGCGCAAGCGCCATGCGCTGCCGGTACCGGTCATCGTGGTCGGCAACATCACCGCCGGGGGCACCGGCAAGACCCCGCTCACCATCGCCCTGGTCGAGCGCCTGCGGGCTGCCGGCTGGAAACCGGGTGTGGCCAGCCGGGGCTATGGCCGCGAGGATGCCGACACGCCGCTGTGGGTGAAGGCCGATACGCCCACCGCCAAGGGCGGTGACGAGCCGGTGCTGATTGCCTGGAAGACCGGCGTGCCGGTCAGGGTGGACCGCGATCGGGTGGCGGCCGGCAAGGCGCTGATCGAGGCCGGCTGCGATGTGATCGTCTGCGACGATGGCCTGCAGCACTACCGGCTGGCACGCGATATCGAGATCGAAGTGGTCGATGCCCAGCGTCGCTACGGCAACGGCCTGATGATTCCGGCCGGCCCGCTGCGCGAGCCGGTCAGCCGTGCCGCTGAATGTGATTTCCGCGTGGTCAATCTCGGCCAGGCCGACGAAGACAGTGCAGCCCAGGCCTGCGGATTCGGGCAGTGGCCGATGGCCCTGCACATCGACAGTGCGCAGCCACTGGCCGGCGGCCGTGCGCGCCCGCTGGCGTACTTCAAGGGCCAGCGCGTGCACGCCGTGGCCGGCATCGCCCACCCGCAGCGCTTCTTCGACATGCTGCGCGCGCGCGGCATCGGCGTGGTGCCGCATGCGTTCGCCGACCACCAGGCCTACCAGCCGCAGGACCTGGCGTTCGGCAGCCAGCTGCCGGTGCTGATGACCGAGAAGGACGCGGTGAAGTGCCGCGCGTTCGGCAACGACTGGCATTACGCGGTGCCGCTGCGCGCAGAGATGCCTGCTGCGTTCTGGGTCGCGCTGACCGACCGCCTGGACAAGCTGCGACCGAACTGA